The following coding sequences are from one Triticum dicoccoides isolate Atlit2015 ecotype Zavitan chromosome 4A, WEW_v2.0, whole genome shotgun sequence window:
- the LOC119284591 gene encoding alanine--glyoxylate aminotransferase 2 homolog 1, mitochondrial-like encodes MASSLLRRAAAGRGRCPSPAEALRRLVSSEAAPEQALPRPLPEMPPFDHRPSPYAGMGGAEILEKRKKFLGPSLFYYYQKPLNIVEGKMQYLYDEQGKRYLDCFGGIVTVSCGHCHPDIVKAVQEQTKLLQHTTTIYLHHAIVEFAEALASKMPGNLKVVYFVNSGTEANELAMLMARLYSGNLGMIALRNGYHGGSAGTIGLTGLQTWKYPIPQGEIHHVMNPDPYRGAFGSDAAAYAREVEEHINFGSSGRVGGFIAETFQGVGGTIELAPGYLKSVYDTVRKAGGVCIADEVQSGFGRTGSNYWGFQTQDVIPDIVTMAKGIGNGLPLGAVVTTPEIASVMAQKIQFNTFGGNPVCSAGGLAVLKVLDKEKRQAHCADVGAHLVERLKSLQQKHEIIGDVRGRGLMLGVELVTDRTEKTPAKAETAVLFEKLKDLGVLVGKGGLHGNVFRIKPPMCFSKDDADFLVDAMDYAMSGF; translated from the exons ATGGCCTCCTCGCTGCTTCGCCGCGcggccgccggccgcgggcggtgtCCGTCGCCGGCGGAGGCGCTGCGGAGGCTGGTGTCCTCGGAGGCGGCGCCGGAGCAGGCCCTACCGCGGCCTCTGCCGGAGATGCCGCCGTTCGACCACCGGCCGAGCCCGTACGCTGGGATGGGCGGCGCCGAGATCCTCGAGAAGCGGAAGAAGTTCCTTGGCCCCTCCCTCTTCTACTACTACCAGAAGCCG CTCAACATCGTCGAAGGGAAGATGCAGTACCTGTACGACGAACAAGGCAAGAGATACCTCGATTGCTTCGGAGGCATCGTCACGGTGTCATGTGGCCATTGCCACCCTGATATTGTCAAGGCCGTGCAGGAGCAGACCAAGTTGCTTCAGCACACCACCACCATATACTTGCATCATGCCATCGTCGAGTTTGCCGAGGCGCTTGCCTCGAAGATGCCAGGCAATCTCAAG GTTGTGTACTTCGTCAATTCTGGGACCGAAGCGAATGAACTAGCAATGTTGATGGCTCGGCTGTACAGCGGGAATCTCGGtatgattgcattgagaaatggatACCACGGTGGGAGTGCTGGAACAATAGGTCTCACGGGTTTGCAGACGTGGAAGTACCCGATTCCTCAG GGTGAGATTCATCATGTCATGAATCCGGATCCTTACCGTGGAGCTTTTGGGTCTGATGCTGCAGCTTATGCCAGGGAAGTCGAAGAACACATAAATTTTGGCAGTTCAGGAAGGGTTGGAGGTTTTATCGCAGAAACTTTCCAA GGTGTAGGAGGTACTATTGAACTAGCTCCTGGATACCTGAAGTCGGTCTATGATACTGTCCGGAAGGCGGGTGGTGTCTGTATAGCTGATGAAGTCCAAAGTGGTTTTGGCCGTACTGGAAGTAACTACTGGGGATTCCAGACGCAGGATGTCATCCCTGACATTGTAACGATGGCAAAG GGAATCGGCAACGGTCTACCACTCGGTGCAGTTGTAACAACTCCTGAGATTGCTAGCGTGATGGCTCAGAAGATCCAGTTCAACACATTTGGTGGGAACCCTGTCTGTTCTGCTGGTGGATTGGCTGTGCTCAAGGTTCTCGACAAGGAGAAACGGCAGGCGCATTGCGCAGATGTCGGCGCTCACTTGGTGGAACGTCTGAAATCTCTTCAGCAGAAGCATGAAA TCATTGGAGATGTCAGAGGAAGGGGGCTGATGCTTGGGGTGGAGCTCGTCACTGACAGGACGGAGAAGACACCGGCCAAGGCTGAGACCGCTGTTCTGTTTGAGAAACTCAAGG ATCTTGGTGTTCTAGTCGGCAAAGGCGGTCTCCACGGCAACGTCTTCAGGATAAAACCACCTATGTGCTTCTCCAAGGACGATGCAG ATTTCTTGGTGGACGCCATGGACTATGCGATGTCAGGGTTCTGA